A DNA window from Mastomys coucha isolate ucsf_1 unplaced genomic scaffold, UCSF_Mcou_1 pScaffold21, whole genome shotgun sequence contains the following coding sequences:
- the LOC116100765 gene encoding olfactory receptor 52N2-like: MPGVNTSSLTPRYFILNGIPGLEAVHIWISLPFCFMYLIAVTGNCGLIYLISHEEALHRPMYYFLAMLSATDISGCNTIVPSMLCIFWFSLKEIDFNACLVQMFFIHMLTGMESGVLMLMALDRYVAICYPLRYTTILTNTMITRVGLATLIRSVLLMIPFAFLIKRLPYCRGNLIHHTYCDHMAVAKLSCGNIKINAIYGLIAAIFIGGFDMFCIFMSYAMIIHAVVKLSSADARHKAFSTCTSHICAIVITYVPAFFNFFTHRFGRTTIPHHIHIIIANLYLLLPPTLNPIVYGVKTKQIREGVIKMFVRQKDV, from the coding sequence ATGCCTGGGGTCAATACTTCCAGCCTGACACCTAGATACTTCATCCTCAATGGGATTCCTGGGTTGGAAGCTGTGCACATCTGGATCTCTCTGCCATTCTGCTTTATGTACCTCATTGCTGTCACAGGTAACTGTGGACTTATCTACCTCATCAGCCATGAGGAGGCTTTGCACCGGCCCATGTACTACTTTCTAGCCATGTTGTCTGCCACAGATATTTCTGGGTGTAATACAATTGTCCCCAGTATGTTATGCATCTTTTGGTTCAGTCTCAAGGAGATTGATTTCAATGCCTGCCTTGTACAGATGTTTTTCATCCACATGTTGACAGGCATGGAGTCTGGTGTGCTCATGCTTATGGCGCTTGACCGCTATGTGGCTATATGCTATCCATTACGCTATACTACCATCCTCACCAACACTATGATTACCAGGGTTGGACTGGCAACACTTATTCGAAGTGTGTTACTCATGATCCCTTTTGCTTTCCTGATCAAGCGTCTTCCATACTGTAGAGGAAACCTCATCCACCATACCTATTGTGATCACATGGCTGTGGCCAAACTATCCTGTGgcaatattaaaattaatgctATCTATGGTCTTATAGCTGCTATATTTATTGGGGGATTTGATATGTTCTGTATCTTCATGTCTTATGCCATGATTATCCATGCTGTGGTGAAGCTATCTTCTGCAGATGCTCGCCATAAAGCCTTCAGTACCTGCACATCACACATATGTGCTATTGTTATTACCTATGTCCCAGCCTTCTTCAACTTCTTCACTCATCGCTTTGGGAGAACCACTATACCCCATCATATCCACATTATTATAGCCAACCTGTATCTTTTGTTACCTCCCACCTTGAATCCAATTGTATATGGAGTAAAGACCAAGCAGATTCGTGAAGGAGTAATCAAAATGTTTGTTAGACAAAAAGATGTTTGA
- the LOC116100766 gene encoding olfactory receptor 52N2-like: MSGANSSSLTPEFFILNGVPGLEDAHVWISLPFCFMYMIAVVGNCGLIYLIGHEETLHRPMYYFLALLSFTDVTLCTTTVPNMLCIFWFNFKKIGFNTCLVQMFFVHMFTAMESGVLMLMALDRYVAICYPLRYATILTNPVIAKAGLATFLRSVMLIFPFTLLTKRLPYCRGTLIPHTYCDHMSVAKVSCGNAKANAIYGLMVALLIGVFDICCISVSYTMILRAVVSLSSADARHKAFSTCTSHICAIVITYVPALFTLFTHRFGGHTIPHHIHIIVANLYLLLPPTMNPIVYGVKTKQIRESVIKFLLGDKMGIT; this comes from the coding sequence ATGTCTGGAGCCAACAGCTCCAGCCTGACCCCAGAATTCTTTATCCTAAATGGTGTTCCTGGGCTGGAAGATGCACATGTCTGGATCTCTCTGCCATTCTGCTTCATGTACATGATTGCTGTTGTGGGGAACTGTGGGCTGATCTACCTCATTGGCCATGAGGAGACTCTTCACAGGCCCATGTACTACTTCCTGGCCTTACTCTCCTTCACTGATGTGACCTTGTGTACAACCACAGTGCCCAACATGCTGTGCATATTCTGGTTCAATTTCAAGAAGATTGGATTTAATACCTGCCTTGTTCAGATGTTCTTTGTCCACATGTTTACTGCAATGGAGTCTGGTGTGCTCATGCTCATGGCCCTGGACCGCTATGTAGCCATCTGCTATCCTCTGCGTTATGCTACCATCCTCACCAACCCTGTGATTGCCAAGGCTGGTCTTGCTACATTCTTGAGGAGTGTAATGCTCATCTTCCCATTCACTCTCCTTACCAAGCGCTTGCCCTATTGCAGAGGCACTCTTATCCCCCATACTTACTGTGATCACATGTCTGTAGCTAAGGTATCCTGTGGCAATGCCAAGGCCAATGCAATCTATGGCCTCATGGTTGCTCTATTGATTGGCGTGTTTGACATTTGCTGTATCTCTGTGTCTTACACTATGATACTGCGAGCAGTGGTGAGCCTGTCCTCTGCTGATGCTCGTCACAAGGCCTTCAGCACCTGCACATCTCACATCTGTGCTATTGTGATCACTTATGTGCCtgctctttttactttatttactcaTCGTTTTGGAGGACACACAATTCCCCACCATATCCACATCATAGTGGCCAACCTCTATCTGCTACTGCCCCCTACCATGAACCCAATTGTTTATGGAGTCAAGACCAAGCAGATTCGGGAAAGTGTAATCAAGTTTTTACTTGGAGACAAAATGGGCATTACCTAA
- the LOC116100764 gene encoding olfactory receptor 52N2 — protein sequence MSGANSSSLTPEFFILNGVPGLEDAHVWISLPFCFMYMIAVVGNCGLIYLIGHEEALHRPMYYFLALLSFTDVTLCTTTVPNMLCIFWFNFKKIGFNSCLIQMFFVHMLTGMESGVLMLMALDRYVAICYPLRYTTILTNPVIAKAGLATFLRSVMLIFPFTLLTKRLPYCRGTLIPHTYCDHMSVAKVSCGNAKVNAIYGLMVALLIGVFDICCISVSYTMILRAVVSLSSADARHKAFSTCTSHICAIVITYVPAFFTFFTHRFGGHTIPHHIHIIVANLYLLLPPTMNPIVYGVKTKQIRESVIKFLLGDKMGIT from the coding sequence ATGTCTGGAGCCAACAGCTCCAGCCTGACCCCAGAATTCTTTATCCTGAATGGTGTTCCTGGGCTGGAAGATGCACATGTCTGGATCTCTCTGCCATTCTGCTTCATGTACATGATTGCTGTTGTGGGGAACTGTGGGCTGATTTACCTCATTGGCCATGAGGAGGCTCTGCACCGGCCCATGTACTACTTCCTGGCCTTACTCTCCTTCACTGATGTCACCTTGTGTACAACTACAGTGCCTAATATGCTGTGCATATTCTGGTTCAATTTCAAGAAGATTGGATTTAATTCCTGCCTTATCCAGATGTTCTTTGTCCACATGTTGACTGGAATGGAGTCTGGTGTGCTCATGCTCATGGCCCTGGACCGCTATGTAGCCATCTGCTATCCTCTACGATATACCACCATCCTCACCAACCCTGTGATTGCCAAGGCTGGTCTTGCTACATTCTTGAGGAGTGTAATGCTCATTTTTCCATTCACTCTCCTCACCAAGCGCTTGCCCTATTGCAGAGGCACTCTTATCCCCCATACTTACTGTGATCACATGTCTGTAGCTAAGGTATCCTGTGGCAATGCCAAGGTCAATGCAATCTATGGCCTCATGGTTGCTCTGTTGATTGGTGTGTTTGACATTTGCTGTATCTCTGTGTCTTACACTATGATACTGCGAGCAGTAGTGAGCCTGTCCTCTGCTGATGCTCGTCACAAGGCCTTCAGCACCTGCACATCTCACATCTGTGCTATTGTGATCACTTATGTGCCTgccttttttactttcttcacTCATCGTTTTGGAGGACACACAATTCCCCACCATATCCACATCATAGTGGCCAACCTCTATCTGCTACTGCCCCCTACCATGAACCCAATTGTTTATGGAGTCAAGACCAAGCAGATTCGGGAAAGTGTAATCAAGTTTTTACTTGGAGATAAAATGGGCATTACCTAA